The proteins below are encoded in one region of Oncorhynchus masou masou isolate Uvic2021 chromosome 15, UVic_Omas_1.1, whole genome shotgun sequence:
- the LOC135555655 gene encoding 3-phosphoinositide-dependent protein kinase 1-like isoform X2, with the protein MEGPQASPKLVKQPEDFKFGRILGEGSYSTVVLAREQATGKEYAMKILEKMHIRKENKAHCVTRERDIMSSLDHPFIVKLYFTFQDVKRLYFGINYARNGELLKYIRKIGSFDETCTRFYSAEIVCALQYLHSKGIIHRDLKPENILLNEDMHIQITDFGTAKQLSSDDRANSFVGTAEYVSPELLTQKSACKSSDLWGLGCIIYQLVAGLPPFRAGNDYLKFQKIIKLEYEFPDKFFPNAKDLVEHLLCLDPSNRLGCEEMGGYNPLRAHFFFKAVTWENLHLQTPPKLTPYLPAMAEDDEDYYGNYDDLLSQFSNMQVVHSRSFQPLFVTNPSPIPNPAPRPNCNIEQYIHDLDNNSFELDLQFSTEVKRLLLEKQTSRNPWNQFVENNLILKMGPVDKRKGLFARRRQLLLTEGPHLYYVDPVNKVLKGEIPWSPALRPEAKNFKTFFVHTPNRTYYLMDPCGNADKWCNKIQEVWQKIYNKHFNSCM; encoded by the exons ATGGAGGGCCCTCAAGCCTCCCCAAAGCTTGTAAAGCAGCCAGAGGACTTCAAATTTGGTCGAATTCTAGGAGAAGGCTCCTATTCAACA GTTGTGCTGGCAAGAGAACAGGCCACAGGGAAGGAATATGCTA TGAAGATTCTGGAGAAGATGCACATACGGAAGGAGAACAAGGCACATTGCGTGACGCGAGAGAGGGATATCATGTCAAGCTTAGACCATCCATTTATCGTCAAGCTCTACTTCACATTTCAAGATGTGAAAAGGTTGT ATTTTGGCATAAACTATGCAAGAAATGGGGAATTACTGAAATACATTCGCAAAATAGGCTCCTTCGATGAGACGTGCACTAGATTCTACTCTGCTGAAATAGTATGTGCATTACAGTATTTGCATTCTAAAGGCATAATTCACAG GGACCTCAAACCAGAGAATATtttactgaatgaggacatgcaCATTCAAATAACAGACTTTGGAACTGCAAAACAACTCTCATCAGATG ACAGAGCAAACTCCTTTGTTGGAACAGCTGAGTACGTTTCTCCAGAACTACTGACTCAGAAATCTGCCTGCAAAAG CTCTGACCTTTGGGGTTTAGGCTGTATCATCTACCAGTTGGTAGCAGGATTACCTCCATTTAGAGCTGG GAATGACTACCTGAAATTCCAGAAGATTATTAAACTGGAGTATGAATTTCCTGATAAATTCTTTCCTAATGCGAAGGATCTAGTGGAACATCTTCTA TGCTTGGATCCCTCCAACCGATTAGGTTGTGAGGAGATGGGTGGGTACAACCCTCTCAGAGCCCATTTTTTCTTTAAGGCTGTCACATGGGAGAACCTTCACCTACAGACACCCCCCAAACTCACCCCCTACCTGCCAGCTATGGCTGAGGATGATGAGGACTATTATGGAAAC TATGATGACCTCCTAAGCCAGTTCAGCAACATGCAGGTTGTCCATTCCCGCTCCTTTCAACCACTGTTTGTGACCaaccccagtcccatccccaacCCTGCACCAAGGCCCAACTGCAACATCGAGCAGTACATTCATGACCTGGACAACAACTCGTTTGAGCTGGATCTGCAGTTTTCCACTGAGGTGAAGCGGCTACTGCTTGAGAAGCAGACAAGCAGAAACCCCTG GAATCAGTTTGTGGAGAATAATTTGATCCTCAAGATGGGACCAGTGGACAAAAGGAAG GGACTGTTTGCACGTCGGCGCCAGCTATTGTTGACTGAGGGACCACACCTTTACTATGTGGACCCAGTTAACAAGGTTTTGAAAGGAGAGATCCCCTGGTCCCCCGCACTGCGCCCAGAGGCCAAGAACTTCAAGACCTTCTTTGTCCATACA CCTAACAGAACATACTATCTGATGGACCCGTGTGGGAATGCTGACAAATGGTGCAACAAAATTCAAGAAGTGTGGCAAAAAATCTATAACAAGCATTTTAACTCGTGCATGTAG
- the LOC135555655 gene encoding 3-phosphoinositide-dependent protein kinase 1-like isoform X1, translated as MEGPQASPKLVKQPEDFKFGRILGEGSYSTVVLAREQATGKEYAMKILEKMHIRKENKAHCVTRERDIMSSLDHPFIVKLYFTFQDVKRLYFGINYARNGELLKYIRKIGSFDETCTRFYSAEIVCALQYLHSKGIIHRDLKPENILLNEDMHIQITDFGTAKQLSSDGTQNRANSFVGTAEYVSPELLTQKSACKSSDLWGLGCIIYQLVAGLPPFRAGNDYLKFQKIIKLEYEFPDKFFPNAKDLVEHLLCLDPSNRLGCEEMGGYNPLRAHFFFKAVTWENLHLQTPPKLTPYLPAMAEDDEDYYGNYDDLLSQFSNMQVVHSRSFQPLFVTNPSPIPNPAPRPNCNIEQYIHDLDNNSFELDLQFSTEVKRLLLEKQTSRNPWNQFVENNLILKMGPVDKRKGLFARRRQLLLTEGPHLYYVDPVNKVLKGEIPWSPALRPEAKNFKTFFVHTPNRTYYLMDPCGNADKWCNKIQEVWQKIYNKHFNSCM; from the exons ATGGAGGGCCCTCAAGCCTCCCCAAAGCTTGTAAAGCAGCCAGAGGACTTCAAATTTGGTCGAATTCTAGGAGAAGGCTCCTATTCAACA GTTGTGCTGGCAAGAGAACAGGCCACAGGGAAGGAATATGCTA TGAAGATTCTGGAGAAGATGCACATACGGAAGGAGAACAAGGCACATTGCGTGACGCGAGAGAGGGATATCATGTCAAGCTTAGACCATCCATTTATCGTCAAGCTCTACTTCACATTTCAAGATGTGAAAAGGTTGT ATTTTGGCATAAACTATGCAAGAAATGGGGAATTACTGAAATACATTCGCAAAATAGGCTCCTTCGATGAGACGTGCACTAGATTCTACTCTGCTGAAATAGTATGTGCATTACAGTATTTGCATTCTAAAGGCATAATTCACAG GGACCTCAAACCAGAGAATATtttactgaatgaggacatgcaCATTCAAATAACAGACTTTGGAACTGCAAAACAACTCTCATCAGATGGTACACAAA ACAGAGCAAACTCCTTTGTTGGAACAGCTGAGTACGTTTCTCCAGAACTACTGACTCAGAAATCTGCCTGCAAAAG CTCTGACCTTTGGGGTTTAGGCTGTATCATCTACCAGTTGGTAGCAGGATTACCTCCATTTAGAGCTGG GAATGACTACCTGAAATTCCAGAAGATTATTAAACTGGAGTATGAATTTCCTGATAAATTCTTTCCTAATGCGAAGGATCTAGTGGAACATCTTCTA TGCTTGGATCCCTCCAACCGATTAGGTTGTGAGGAGATGGGTGGGTACAACCCTCTCAGAGCCCATTTTTTCTTTAAGGCTGTCACATGGGAGAACCTTCACCTACAGACACCCCCCAAACTCACCCCCTACCTGCCAGCTATGGCTGAGGATGATGAGGACTATTATGGAAAC TATGATGACCTCCTAAGCCAGTTCAGCAACATGCAGGTTGTCCATTCCCGCTCCTTTCAACCACTGTTTGTGACCaaccccagtcccatccccaacCCTGCACCAAGGCCCAACTGCAACATCGAGCAGTACATTCATGACCTGGACAACAACTCGTTTGAGCTGGATCTGCAGTTTTCCACTGAGGTGAAGCGGCTACTGCTTGAGAAGCAGACAAGCAGAAACCCCTG GAATCAGTTTGTGGAGAATAATTTGATCCTCAAGATGGGACCAGTGGACAAAAGGAAG GGACTGTTTGCACGTCGGCGCCAGCTATTGTTGACTGAGGGACCACACCTTTACTATGTGGACCCAGTTAACAAGGTTTTGAAAGGAGAGATCCCCTGGTCCCCCGCACTGCGCCCAGAGGCCAAGAACTTCAAGACCTTCTTTGTCCATACA CCTAACAGAACATACTATCTGATGGACCCGTGTGGGAATGCTGACAAATGGTGCAACAAAATTCAAGAAGTGTGGCAAAAAATCTATAACAAGCATTTTAACTCGTGCATGTAG
- the LOC135555655 gene encoding 3-phosphoinositide-dependent protein kinase 1-like isoform X3, which translates to MEGPQASPKLVKQPEDFKFGRILGEGSYSTVVLAREQATGKEYAMKILEKMHIRKENKAHCVTRERDIMSSLDHPFIVKLYFTFQDVKRLYFGINYARNGELLKYIRKIGSFDETCTRFYSAEIVCALQYLHSKGIIHRDLKPENILLNEDMHIQITDFGTAKQLSSDGTQNRANSFVGTAEYVSPELLTQKSACKSSDLWGLGCIIYQLVAGLPPFRAGNDYLKFQKIIKLEYEFPDKFFPNAKDLVEHLLAVTWENLHLQTPPKLTPYLPAMAEDDEDYYGNYDDLLSQFSNMQVVHSRSFQPLFVTNPSPIPNPAPRPNCNIEQYIHDLDNNSFELDLQFSTEVKRLLLEKQTSRNPWNQFVENNLILKMGPVDKRKGLFARRRQLLLTEGPHLYYVDPVNKVLKGEIPWSPALRPEAKNFKTFFVHTPNRTYYLMDPCGNADKWCNKIQEVWQKIYNKHFNSCM; encoded by the exons ATGGAGGGCCCTCAAGCCTCCCCAAAGCTTGTAAAGCAGCCAGAGGACTTCAAATTTGGTCGAATTCTAGGAGAAGGCTCCTATTCAACA GTTGTGCTGGCAAGAGAACAGGCCACAGGGAAGGAATATGCTA TGAAGATTCTGGAGAAGATGCACATACGGAAGGAGAACAAGGCACATTGCGTGACGCGAGAGAGGGATATCATGTCAAGCTTAGACCATCCATTTATCGTCAAGCTCTACTTCACATTTCAAGATGTGAAAAGGTTGT ATTTTGGCATAAACTATGCAAGAAATGGGGAATTACTGAAATACATTCGCAAAATAGGCTCCTTCGATGAGACGTGCACTAGATTCTACTCTGCTGAAATAGTATGTGCATTACAGTATTTGCATTCTAAAGGCATAATTCACAG GGACCTCAAACCAGAGAATATtttactgaatgaggacatgcaCATTCAAATAACAGACTTTGGAACTGCAAAACAACTCTCATCAGATGGTACACAAA ACAGAGCAAACTCCTTTGTTGGAACAGCTGAGTACGTTTCTCCAGAACTACTGACTCAGAAATCTGCCTGCAAAAG CTCTGACCTTTGGGGTTTAGGCTGTATCATCTACCAGTTGGTAGCAGGATTACCTCCATTTAGAGCTGG GAATGACTACCTGAAATTCCAGAAGATTATTAAACTGGAGTATGAATTTCCTGATAAATTCTTTCCTAATGCGAAGGATCTAGTGGAACATCTTCTA GCTGTCACATGGGAGAACCTTCACCTACAGACACCCCCCAAACTCACCCCCTACCTGCCAGCTATGGCTGAGGATGATGAGGACTATTATGGAAAC TATGATGACCTCCTAAGCCAGTTCAGCAACATGCAGGTTGTCCATTCCCGCTCCTTTCAACCACTGTTTGTGACCaaccccagtcccatccccaacCCTGCACCAAGGCCCAACTGCAACATCGAGCAGTACATTCATGACCTGGACAACAACTCGTTTGAGCTGGATCTGCAGTTTTCCACTGAGGTGAAGCGGCTACTGCTTGAGAAGCAGACAAGCAGAAACCCCTG GAATCAGTTTGTGGAGAATAATTTGATCCTCAAGATGGGACCAGTGGACAAAAGGAAG GGACTGTTTGCACGTCGGCGCCAGCTATTGTTGACTGAGGGACCACACCTTTACTATGTGGACCCAGTTAACAAGGTTTTGAAAGGAGAGATCCCCTGGTCCCCCGCACTGCGCCCAGAGGCCAAGAACTTCAAGACCTTCTTTGTCCATACA CCTAACAGAACATACTATCTGATGGACCCGTGTGGGAATGCTGACAAATGGTGCAACAAAATTCAAGAAGTGTGGCAAAAAATCTATAACAAGCATTTTAACTCGTGCATGTAG